From a single Lolium rigidum isolate FL_2022 chromosome 7, APGP_CSIRO_Lrig_0.1, whole genome shotgun sequence genomic region:
- the LOC124675310 gene encoding uncharacterized protein LOC124675310 gives MASGTGKAMGSSWTSAMRSSCAGTVEALKDRHAGLCRWSHAFRSAQQLASTTAATGNSKSKAVPAAGGAAARRKARQEQEE, from the coding sequence ATGGCGAGCGGCACCGGGAAGGCGATGGGGTCGTCGTGGACGTCGGCGATGAGGTCGTCGTGCGCGGGCACCGTCGAGGCGCTCAAGGATCGGCACGCCGGgctgtgccgctggagccacgcgTTCCGGTCCGCCCAGCAGCTCGCCAGCACTACTGCGGCGACCGGGAACAGCAAGAGCAAGGCGGTGCCCGCTGCCGGTGGTGCTgcggcgaggaggaaggcgaGGCAGGAGCAGGAGGAGTAG
- the LOC124678228 gene encoding mediator of RNA polymerase II transcription subunit 15a-like isoform X2, which yields MAAAGGGRRRHWLADDPGFRSVVLRKLTTRLNPYLEPRYAPDSQEAQRFVSKFEEEAFSGADSKEDYMRNISTKLLLFEKRRSEQMQRRRQSRSQLQQTNAPQALQGGNSSVMSEPVMMACPRPTSQPMTPITPGLVENQMQLGASQCQSQYPSRQLQATNFVGCSPTSVSKPAIQPNSQQNRLLAKNDSAIGRQQLTRMNQQTLGANKQEMDLQRYHILGAQQADASKMQVGQLGGKNNQQDSRLTDLLHSQFKASEPEHMARTLQQISGAQQSTSVCQNSQIPATVGSARECDVIEKMYCQIKSWKDAYYLQLVELEEKFRVPVLTEEQLLSLPGSKANSYRKKVDLKKQIRKILNFLQLRKSDVHEGLRLEFSKYEKYIHNLVDFIKKTKAHDGKMNIGYQLQNCGQQSAAINLTENVSLIAGDKRQQKQPGDASILQSRQTTTARTSPDHQHNSHSHLLGITSPSSISSPGSLQSWSTSMLEYLTPSPVAKPGVAPDSPCAPVMSRFSKDVGSISDFLLHDNAAPPPPKTNSSNHVTPTKPMSASSLQTEIAAGQVEDQVRCRDRTSVTMKPIDRLIDAMRSSSPAALRSSANSIWSVLSIGDIVPPGKIGTILDCKSSQQQQFGGSNTVNKMKRVFNNTSSCSGSLLAGSFDNSCMSFECDASDSGSSSKRSIKRQKTKNANDALLEEIKSINSTLIDTVISMSGDCETDGFASCGGGTTLKLSYNAVSVSRAVISLFATSEMSLVCPAKLFIPPDYPSSSPVLINDGGDEVLRKNSSAISVSLDVAFRHVLADLPEPRSIKEIARAWDACVRKAVTEFAHRQGGGTVSMMLGRWDRCAAA from the exons ATGGCGGCCGCCGGCGGAGGCAGACGCCGCCACTGGCTAGCGGACGATCCCGGCTTCCGCTCCGTCGTACTCCGGAAGCT AACTACCAGATTGAACCCATATCTCGAGCCTAGGTATGCTCCTGATTCCCAAGAGGCCCAACGTTTTGTTTCCAAATTTGAGGAGGAAGCATTCAGTGGGGCCGACAGTAAG GAAGACTACATGAGAAATATATCAACCAAGTTGCTCTTATTTGAGAAAAGAAGAAGTGAACAGATGCAACGACGAAGGCAGTCACGTAGCCAATTGCAACAGACTAATGCACCTCAGGCTTTACAAGGAGGCAATTCTTCTGTAATGTCAGAGCCGGTGATGATGGCTTGTCCAAGGCCAACTTCTCAGCCTATGACACCTATAACTCCAGGGCTAGTGGAAAACCAGATGCAATTAGGAGCCAGTCAGTGTCAGAGCCAATACCCATCCAGGCAACTGCAGGCTACAAACTTTGTAGGTTGCAGCCCAACAAGTGTGTCAAAGCCAGCTATTCAACCAAATTCTCAGCAGAATCGCCTACTTGCCAAGAATGATAGTGCCATTGGTAGGCAGCAGCTGACAAGGATGAATCAGCAAACTTTGGGAGCCAACAAACAAGAGATGGACTTGCAAAGGTACCATATCCTTGGAGCACAACAGGCTGATGCCTCTAAGATGCAGGTCGGTCAGCTTGGAGGAAAGAATAATCAGCAGGATTCTAGGCTGACAGATCTACTACATTCACAGTTCAAGGCATCTGAACCTGAGCATATGGCTCGAACTCTACAACAGATTAGCGGTGCTCAACAGAGCACTTCTGTCTGTCAGAATTCTCAGATTCCAG CTACCGTTGGAAGTGCTAGAGAATGTGACGTAATAGAGAAAATGTATTGCCAG ATCAAGTCTTGGAAGGATGCGTATTATTTACAGCTTGTTGAATTGGAGGAAAAGTTTCGTGTTCCAGTACTAACAGAG GAACAATTGTTGTCACTACCTGGATCGAAAGCTAATTCATACAGAAAAAAAGTTGATCTCAAGAAGCAAATCAGAAAGATACTAAATTTTTTGCAGTTGAGGAAAAGTGATGTGCACGAGGGTTTAAGGTTGGAGTTCAGCAAGTACGAAAAATATATACATAATTTGGTGGATTTTATCAAGAAGACTAAAGCTCACGATGGAAAGATGAATATAGGATATCAGTTGCAGAATTGTGGTCAGCAGTCTGCAGCCATTAATCTTACTGAAAACGTATCCCTAATCGCTGGTGATAAAAG ACAACAAAAGCAACCTGGAGATGCAAGCATTTTGCAGTCAAGGCAAACAACTACAGCTCGAACATCACCAGATCATCAACATAACAGTCACAGCCACTTGTTAGGAATAACAAGTCCTTCCTCGATCAGTTCACCAGGATCATTGCAATCTTGGTCTACCAGTATGCTTGAGTACTTGACCCCCTCACCAGTTGCCAAGCCAGGGGTAGCACCAGACTCACCCTGTGCTCCGGTGATGTCCAGATTCTCAAAGGACGTTGGCAGCATATCTGACTTTCTGTTGCATGATaatgcagcaccaccaccaccaaaaacaAATAGTTCTAACCATGTCACTCCTACTAAACCAATGTCAGCTTCATCACTTCAGACAGAGATAGCAGCTGGTCAAGTAGAGGATCAGGTGCGATGTAGGGACAGAACATCGGTGACTATGAAGCCCATCGATCGTCTCATTGATGCG ATGAGGTCTTCATCACCAGCAGCGCTACGCAGCTCAGCTAATTCAATCTGGTCTGTTCTTAGCATCGGTGACATTGTTCCACCTGGGAAAATTGGCACAATTTTGGATTGCAAATCCTCTCAACAACAGCAGTTTGGTGGATCTAATACTGTGAACAAAATGAAGCGTGTATTCAATAATACATCATCATGCTCTGGATCGCTACTAGCAGGAAGTTTTGATAACAGTTGCATGTCATTTGAGTGCGATGCCTCTGACTCTGGTTCGAGCAGCAAAAGAAGCATCAAGAGGCAGAAAacaaag AATGCTAATGATGCTCTCTtggaagagattaaatctattaacAGCACACTTATCGATACAGTGATCAGCATGTCTGGTGACTGTGAAACAGATGGGTTTGCCTCCTGCGGTGGCGGGACAACGTTGAAACTGTCTTACAACGCTGTGTCCGTTTCACGTGCCGTAATATCACTCTTTGCAACATCTGAAATG TCGCTTGTCTGCCCCGCAAAGCTTTTTATCCCCCCAGATTATCCAAGTAGCTCTCCGGTACTTATTAATGACGGAGGAGATGAGGTGCTAAG GAAGAATTCCAGTGCCATCTCGGTCTCACTGGACGTGGCGTTCCGGCATGTCCTCGCTGACCTCCCGGAACCCCGATCAATCAAGGAGATAGCCAGGGCGTGGGATGCTTGTGTGCGGAAGGCTGTAACGGAGTTTGCGCACCGGCAAGGCGGAGGGACGGTCAgcatgatgcttggccgttgggaTAGATGCGCTGCCGCATGA
- the LOC124678228 gene encoding mediator of RNA polymerase II transcription subunit 15a-like isoform X1: MAAAGGGRRRHWLADDPGFRSVVLRKLTTRLNPYLEPRYAPDSQEAQRFVSKFEEEAFSGADSKEDYMRNISTKLLLFEKRRSEQMQRRRQSRSQLQQTNAPQALQGGNSSVMSEPVMMACPRPTSQPMTPITPGLVENQMQLGASQCQSQYPSRQLQATNFVGCSPTSVSKPAIQPNSQQNRLLAKNDSAIGRQQLTRMNQQTLGANKQEMDLQRYHILGAQQADASKMQVGQLGGKNNQQDSRLTDLLHSQFKASEPEHMARTLQQISGAQQSTSVCQNSQIPATVGSARECDVIEKMYCQIKSWKDAYYLQLVELEEKFRVPVLTEEQLLSLPGSKANSYRKKVDLKKQIRKILNFLQLRKSDVHEGLRLEFSKYEKYIHNLVDFIKKTKAHDGKMNIGYQLQNCGQQSAAINLTENVSLIAGDKSRQQKQPGDASILQSRQTTTARTSPDHQHNSHSHLLGITSPSSISSPGSLQSWSTSMLEYLTPSPVAKPGVAPDSPCAPVMSRFSKDVGSISDFLLHDNAAPPPPKTNSSNHVTPTKPMSASSLQTEIAAGQVEDQVRCRDRTSVTMKPIDRLIDAMRSSSPAALRSSANSIWSVLSIGDIVPPGKIGTILDCKSSQQQQFGGSNTVNKMKRVFNNTSSCSGSLLAGSFDNSCMSFECDASDSGSSSKRSIKRQKTKNANDALLEEIKSINSTLIDTVISMSGDCETDGFASCGGGTTLKLSYNAVSVSRAVISLFATSEMSLVCPAKLFIPPDYPSSSPVLINDGGDEVLRKNSSAISVSLDVAFRHVLADLPEPRSIKEIARAWDACVRKAVTEFAHRQGGGTVSMMLGRWDRCAAA; the protein is encoded by the exons ATGGCGGCCGCCGGCGGAGGCAGACGCCGCCACTGGCTAGCGGACGATCCCGGCTTCCGCTCCGTCGTACTCCGGAAGCT AACTACCAGATTGAACCCATATCTCGAGCCTAGGTATGCTCCTGATTCCCAAGAGGCCCAACGTTTTGTTTCCAAATTTGAGGAGGAAGCATTCAGTGGGGCCGACAGTAAG GAAGACTACATGAGAAATATATCAACCAAGTTGCTCTTATTTGAGAAAAGAAGAAGTGAACAGATGCAACGACGAAGGCAGTCACGTAGCCAATTGCAACAGACTAATGCACCTCAGGCTTTACAAGGAGGCAATTCTTCTGTAATGTCAGAGCCGGTGATGATGGCTTGTCCAAGGCCAACTTCTCAGCCTATGACACCTATAACTCCAGGGCTAGTGGAAAACCAGATGCAATTAGGAGCCAGTCAGTGTCAGAGCCAATACCCATCCAGGCAACTGCAGGCTACAAACTTTGTAGGTTGCAGCCCAACAAGTGTGTCAAAGCCAGCTATTCAACCAAATTCTCAGCAGAATCGCCTACTTGCCAAGAATGATAGTGCCATTGGTAGGCAGCAGCTGACAAGGATGAATCAGCAAACTTTGGGAGCCAACAAACAAGAGATGGACTTGCAAAGGTACCATATCCTTGGAGCACAACAGGCTGATGCCTCTAAGATGCAGGTCGGTCAGCTTGGAGGAAAGAATAATCAGCAGGATTCTAGGCTGACAGATCTACTACATTCACAGTTCAAGGCATCTGAACCTGAGCATATGGCTCGAACTCTACAACAGATTAGCGGTGCTCAACAGAGCACTTCTGTCTGTCAGAATTCTCAGATTCCAG CTACCGTTGGAAGTGCTAGAGAATGTGACGTAATAGAGAAAATGTATTGCCAG ATCAAGTCTTGGAAGGATGCGTATTATTTACAGCTTGTTGAATTGGAGGAAAAGTTTCGTGTTCCAGTACTAACAGAG GAACAATTGTTGTCACTACCTGGATCGAAAGCTAATTCATACAGAAAAAAAGTTGATCTCAAGAAGCAAATCAGAAAGATACTAAATTTTTTGCAGTTGAGGAAAAGTGATGTGCACGAGGGTTTAAGGTTGGAGTTCAGCAAGTACGAAAAATATATACATAATTTGGTGGATTTTATCAAGAAGACTAAAGCTCACGATGGAAAGATGAATATAGGATATCAGTTGCAGAATTGTGGTCAGCAGTCTGCAGCCATTAATCTTACTGAAAACGTATCCCTAATCGCTGGTGATAAAAG TAGACAACAAAAGCAACCTGGAGATGCAAGCATTTTGCAGTCAAGGCAAACAACTACAGCTCGAACATCACCAGATCATCAACATAACAGTCACAGCCACTTGTTAGGAATAACAAGTCCTTCCTCGATCAGTTCACCAGGATCATTGCAATCTTGGTCTACCAGTATGCTTGAGTACTTGACCCCCTCACCAGTTGCCAAGCCAGGGGTAGCACCAGACTCACCCTGTGCTCCGGTGATGTCCAGATTCTCAAAGGACGTTGGCAGCATATCTGACTTTCTGTTGCATGATaatgcagcaccaccaccaccaaaaacaAATAGTTCTAACCATGTCACTCCTACTAAACCAATGTCAGCTTCATCACTTCAGACAGAGATAGCAGCTGGTCAAGTAGAGGATCAGGTGCGATGTAGGGACAGAACATCGGTGACTATGAAGCCCATCGATCGTCTCATTGATGCG ATGAGGTCTTCATCACCAGCAGCGCTACGCAGCTCAGCTAATTCAATCTGGTCTGTTCTTAGCATCGGTGACATTGTTCCACCTGGGAAAATTGGCACAATTTTGGATTGCAAATCCTCTCAACAACAGCAGTTTGGTGGATCTAATACTGTGAACAAAATGAAGCGTGTATTCAATAATACATCATCATGCTCTGGATCGCTACTAGCAGGAAGTTTTGATAACAGTTGCATGTCATTTGAGTGCGATGCCTCTGACTCTGGTTCGAGCAGCAAAAGAAGCATCAAGAGGCAGAAAacaaag AATGCTAATGATGCTCTCTtggaagagattaaatctattaacAGCACACTTATCGATACAGTGATCAGCATGTCTGGTGACTGTGAAACAGATGGGTTTGCCTCCTGCGGTGGCGGGACAACGTTGAAACTGTCTTACAACGCTGTGTCCGTTTCACGTGCCGTAATATCACTCTTTGCAACATCTGAAATG TCGCTTGTCTGCCCCGCAAAGCTTTTTATCCCCCCAGATTATCCAAGTAGCTCTCCGGTACTTATTAATGACGGAGGAGATGAGGTGCTAAG GAAGAATTCCAGTGCCATCTCGGTCTCACTGGACGTGGCGTTCCGGCATGTCCTCGCTGACCTCCCGGAACCCCGATCAATCAAGGAGATAGCCAGGGCGTGGGATGCTTGTGTGCGGAAGGCTGTAACGGAGTTTGCGCACCGGCAAGGCGGAGGGACGGTCAgcatgatgcttggccgttgggaTAGATGCGCTGCCGCATGA